From a single Mycolicibacterium moriokaense genomic region:
- a CDS encoding GmrSD restriction endonuclease domain-containing protein has protein sequence MPTLYRDTGYTLEHLVLDIGAGRIALPDIQRPFVWSPAKARDLLDSMYRGYPIGTIMLWETGVDAGTRKIGESDAESPRLLIVDGQQRLTSLYAVLTGQHVLTKKFEQRRIRIAFRPADETFEVTDAAIERDPEFIPDITTLWTDGYRPTVRHFLKRLGETRADGLSEAEEDQLEDRINRVHDLDAFRFQVIELDKTADEEQVAEIFVRINSEGVKLNQADFILTLMSVHWEKGRRELEAFSRAAVDPAAVGPSPRNPYIEPSPDQMLRAGVALAFRRARLQYVYNILRGKDLETGVVSAERREAQFQALAEAQERALDLTNWHEFLKCIYAAGFRSNKMITSQNALLFGYAFWLIGRCDFGLDYSLLRQVISRWFFMAHTTGRYTNSPESQLESDLGRIADLPKGDGQAFVSELDRIVTANFTNDYWEISLPNKLDNSSPRSPALFAYLAALNLLDAEVLFSELKVSHLLDPSAVAPRSVERHHLFPKKYLASLGVTGTRQINAIANMAFLDWAENASISSAAPHEYWQVMSSQINPDRLKRQVHHHALPIGWEQLDYTTFLERRRVLIAKVVREGFSTLWGSVEVPHNATIEDVIEAGESQTTEFKSTARWNLHTAQADSKMEQVIVKTVCGFLNAEGGTLLIGVDDQGQPLGLQHDFQTLGSKGNADGYELFLRQLLDNGLSVPSAMTVRIRFENARGQTICVVSVAASGKPVFAKPTKGSGNNAEEFWVRIGNATKQLHGDDMLEYREQHWG, from the coding sequence ATGCCGACGTTGTACAGGGACACCGGCTACACGCTTGAGCATCTCGTACTTGATATAGGCGCAGGGCGTATCGCACTGCCGGATATTCAACGTCCCTTCGTGTGGTCGCCGGCGAAAGCACGAGATCTCTTAGACTCGATGTACCGCGGCTACCCCATCGGCACGATCATGCTGTGGGAAACAGGTGTCGACGCCGGCACGAGAAAGATCGGCGAGAGCGACGCCGAATCCCCGCGACTTCTGATCGTCGATGGTCAACAGCGTCTGACATCGCTATATGCCGTGTTGACCGGTCAGCATGTACTCACCAAGAAGTTCGAGCAGCGCCGCATTCGCATAGCATTCAGACCTGCCGACGAGACCTTTGAGGTTACTGACGCCGCTATTGAGCGTGACCCTGAATTCATACCGGACATAACCACGCTCTGGACGGACGGCTACCGGCCGACCGTCCGTCACTTCTTGAAGCGTCTCGGCGAGACTCGTGCGGACGGCCTTTCGGAGGCAGAAGAAGATCAACTCGAAGATCGCATAAACCGAGTTCATGATCTGGATGCGTTTCGTTTCCAGGTGATTGAGCTCGACAAGACCGCCGATGAAGAGCAGGTCGCCGAGATCTTCGTCCGCATCAACAGCGAAGGCGTCAAGCTCAACCAAGCGGATTTCATCCTCACGCTCATGTCAGTCCACTGGGAAAAAGGGCGTCGGGAACTGGAGGCGTTCAGTCGCGCTGCGGTGGATCCTGCCGCGGTAGGCCCGAGCCCGCGTAACCCGTACATCGAACCCAGCCCAGATCAAATGCTGCGCGCTGGAGTTGCGTTGGCCTTTCGGCGCGCACGTCTGCAATACGTCTACAACATTCTGAGGGGCAAGGACCTCGAAACCGGCGTTGTCAGCGCCGAGCGGCGTGAAGCACAGTTTCAAGCGCTGGCTGAGGCTCAGGAGCGTGCTCTTGATCTAACGAACTGGCACGAATTTCTCAAGTGCATATATGCTGCCGGCTTCCGAAGCAACAAGATGATTACGTCACAGAACGCGCTCCTGTTCGGATACGCATTCTGGCTCATCGGTCGGTGCGACTTCGGCCTTGACTACAGCTTGCTCAGGCAGGTCATCAGCCGTTGGTTCTTCATGGCGCACACCACTGGCCGGTACACCAACTCTCCTGAATCACAGCTGGAGTCGGATCTCGGACGCATCGCGGACCTTCCCAAGGGAGACGGCCAAGCCTTCGTATCAGAGCTGGACCGTATTGTTACGGCGAACTTCACCAACGACTATTGGGAGATCTCGCTGCCGAATAAGCTGGATAACTCCTCGCCACGGTCACCGGCGTTGTTCGCATACCTGGCAGCGCTGAATCTCCTCGACGCGGAGGTCCTCTTCAGCGAGTTAAAGGTGTCGCATCTACTCGACCCGTCGGCAGTAGCACCTCGCTCGGTCGAAAGGCATCATCTGTTCCCCAAGAAATACCTTGCATCACTGGGGGTGACAGGGACGCGGCAGATCAACGCGATCGCCAACATGGCGTTCCTGGATTGGGCGGAGAACGCCTCCATCAGCAGCGCTGCACCACATGAGTATTGGCAGGTCATGTCGAGTCAGATCAACCCCGACCGACTAAAGCGACAAGTCCATCATCACGCACTCCCGATCGGTTGGGAGCAGCTCGACTACACAACTTTCTTGGAACGCCGACGGGTCTTGATCGCCAAGGTCGTCCGCGAAGGGTTCTCAACGTTGTGGGGTTCGGTAGAGGTGCCTCACAACGCCACCATCGAAGACGTCATCGAAGCGGGTGAGTCTCAAACGACTGAGTTCAAGTCGACGGCACGGTGGAATCTTCATACAGCACAGGCAGATTCCAAGATGGAGCAGGTGATCGTTAAGACGGTTTGCGGCTTCTTAAACGCCGAGGGCGGAACCTTATTGATCGGCGTCGACGACCAGGGACAGCCGCTCGGGCTTCAGCATGATTTCCAAACGCTTGGCAGTAAGGGCAACGCCGACGGCTACGAGCTCTTCCTTCGGCAGTTGCTCGACAACGGCCTGTCGGTTCCTTCCGCCATGACAGTGCGCATCCGCTTTGAAAACGCTCGCGGACAGACTATTTGCGTGGTTTCCGTCGCGGCATCCGGAAAGCCTGTCTTTGCCAAGCCTACGAAAGGTTCCGGCAACAACGCCGAGGAGTTCTGGGTCCGAATCGGCAACGCGACCAAACAGCTCCATGGTGACGACATGCTCGAGTATCGCGAACAGCACTGGGGCTAA
- a CDS encoding IS3 family transposase produces the protein MAPSTYYDTKTRAPSARAAGRGPGACPGGVVGGQLPRLRARKLWKAARRAGHDVGRDQVARLMRAAGIHGVRRGKRVPTTTPDPAAARHPDLVNRKFSASAPNQLWVTDLTFVPTWSGVAYVCFIVDAYSRMIVGWRVASHMRTTMVLDALEMARWSRGNLLEGLTCHSDAGSQFTSIRYGERLAEIGAVPSIGSIGDSFDNALAETVNGYYKAELIYGPARSGPWKTVEDVELATLGWVYWHNTNRLHSYLDDVSPTEFEAAFYDAQRTDQPLVAIQ, from the coding sequence ATGGCCCCGAGCACCTACTACGACACCAAGACCCGCGCGCCGTCGGCGCGCGCAGCGGGACGAGGTCCTGGGGCCTGCCCTGGTGGCGTTGTGGGAGGACAATTACCGCGTCTACGGGCGCGCAAGCTGTGGAAAGCCGCCCGCCGCGCTGGCCACGACGTCGGCCGCGACCAGGTCGCGCGGCTGATGCGCGCGGCCGGCATCCACGGAGTGCGCCGCGGTAAACGGGTGCCCACCACCACACCGGACCCGGCCGCGGCGCGCCACCCGGATCTGGTCAACCGGAAGTTCAGCGCGAGCGCGCCCAACCAATTGTGGGTCACCGATCTGACGTTCGTGCCGACCTGGTCGGGGGTGGCCTATGTCTGCTTCATCGTCGACGCCTACTCCCGGATGATCGTGGGCTGGCGAGTGGCGTCTCACATGCGCACCACCATGGTGCTCGACGCGTTGGAAATGGCCCGCTGGTCACGCGGAAACCTGTTGGAAGGCTTGACATGTCACTCCGATGCCGGATCGCAGTTCACGTCCATCCGCTACGGGGAACGGCTCGCCGAGATCGGCGCGGTGCCCTCGATCGGTTCAATCGGAGACAGTTTCGATAACGCCCTCGCCGAGACAGTCAACGGCTACTACAAAGCCGAGCTGATCTACGGCCCCGCCCGCAGCGGTCCATGGAAGACCGTCGAGGACGTCGAACTGGCCACCCTGGGCTGGGTCTACTGGCACAACACCAACCGCCTCCACAGCTACCTCGATGACGTTTCACCCACAGAGTTCGAAGCAGCGTTCTACGATGCCCAACGGACCGACCAACCCCTGGTCGCAATCCAATAG
- a CDS encoding type I restriction endonuclease subunit R, which translates to MGQHNEIEFEKELAEYLAAHGWLYSTNDAGYDKERALFPEDVLRWLADTQPEQLAKVVKPGSGDEAKQRSQLLDRIVKVLDTRLDNGGGTLSVLRKGLSHLAAKFQMCVFKPETTLNEKRNVDYAAVRVRVMRQVHFSTADQRSVDLVFFVNGLPVATAELKTDFTQTVADAISQYKTSRLPKDPDTGRRQPLFESGARALVHFAVSNDEVWMTTKLAGDQTHFLPFNRGTEDGGAGNPVNPDGSKTAYLWERVLQRDAWLNILGRLMYIKHESSTDPISGKTTRSASLRFPRFHQWEAVTNLTEAVTAEGVGKRYLIQHSAGSGKTDSIAWTAHRMARLQVDNKKVFDSVIVVTDRNVLDAQLQDAIKQIDNDQGIVVAIDRAEAAKGGGSKSGMLSKALTEGKLIIVVTIQTFPFAMEEIRRNKGLKGRTFAVIADEAHSSQSGQVAGKLKAVLTSEELQEIEAGKEIDIEAVLAAEASERAESANISYFAFTATPKAKTLELFGRRPADGEPPVPFHVYTMKQAIEEGYILDVLTGYHSFKLAFQVGQNASDAKEVDQAQATKEVMRWVKLNPQTIAQKSAIIVEHFRANVAHLLDGHAKAMVVTDSRKAAVRYKRAIDDYISKKGYGYGTLVAFSGTVHDPETGPDDFTEASMNPGVHDLRTAFRGDEYKVMIVANKFQTGFDQPLLSAMYVDRILSGVTAVQTLSRLNRTYRTPSGIQKTAAMTQVVDFVNEPELIRKAFEPYYTDAFLETETDPNLVHDLSAKLDTADIYTTAEIDQCAEAIVKNKGHNALKAAIDPAHKRFAERYHAALIDNGGEGDKAALAELDMFRKDVGTFVRLYDFMSQIINYGDPELEKKQLFLRHLERVIQPDNYTAPIDLSDVVLKNVKQIDRGKIDIGLGVRVGLKGATAAGSGEKRDPKMVAFQQVLDRLNDLFGSEDFTESQKVSFLEALMQTLLADHALVQQAKVNSAKQFVESPDFDDAVTGAVADNHGAHEKMSDYFFTNAPGRSHLISDIAKWFYQVVASEHANV; encoded by the coding sequence ATGGGGCAACACAACGAGATCGAGTTCGAGAAGGAGCTCGCTGAGTATCTGGCTGCCCATGGCTGGTTGTACTCGACCAATGATGCTGGCTATGACAAGGAACGAGCACTGTTTCCGGAGGACGTGCTGCGTTGGTTGGCGGACACACAGCCGGAGCAGTTGGCAAAGGTCGTCAAACCAGGCTCCGGAGACGAGGCCAAACAGCGGTCGCAGTTACTGGACCGGATCGTCAAAGTCCTTGACACCCGGTTGGACAACGGCGGCGGGACACTGAGCGTCTTACGCAAGGGGTTGTCGCATCTAGCTGCGAAGTTCCAGATGTGTGTGTTCAAACCCGAAACGACTCTCAACGAGAAACGCAACGTCGACTACGCCGCGGTGCGGGTGCGGGTGATGCGGCAGGTCCACTTCTCCACCGCCGACCAGCGATCGGTGGACCTAGTGTTCTTCGTCAATGGCCTTCCGGTGGCCACCGCTGAGCTCAAGACCGACTTCACCCAGACCGTCGCCGACGCGATCAGCCAGTACAAGACCTCCCGGTTGCCCAAAGACCCCGACACTGGACGGCGGCAGCCGCTGTTCGAATCCGGTGCGCGGGCGTTGGTACATTTCGCGGTGTCCAACGACGAGGTCTGGATGACCACCAAGCTCGCCGGTGACCAGACTCATTTCCTGCCGTTCAACCGCGGTACCGAAGACGGCGGTGCCGGCAATCCCGTCAACCCCGACGGGTCCAAGACCGCGTATCTGTGGGAGCGGGTGCTGCAGCGCGACGCCTGGCTGAACATCCTCGGCCGGCTGATGTACATCAAACATGAGTCATCCACGGATCCGATCAGCGGGAAGACCACCCGCTCGGCGTCGCTGCGGTTCCCCCGCTTCCACCAGTGGGAGGCGGTCACCAATCTGACCGAGGCTGTGACCGCCGAGGGTGTCGGAAAGCGTTATCTCATCCAGCATTCCGCGGGGTCGGGTAAGACCGACTCCATCGCCTGGACTGCCCACCGCATGGCCCGACTGCAGGTCGACAACAAGAAGGTGTTCGACTCGGTCATCGTCGTCACCGACCGCAACGTCCTCGACGCCCAACTGCAGGACGCCATCAAGCAGATCGACAACGACCAGGGCATCGTCGTCGCCATCGACCGCGCCGAGGCCGCCAAGGGCGGTGGTTCGAAATCGGGGATGCTGTCCAAGGCGCTCACCGAGGGCAAGCTAATCATCGTCGTCACCATCCAGACGTTTCCGTTTGCGATGGAGGAGATCCGCCGCAACAAGGGCCTCAAAGGCAGGACGTTCGCCGTCATCGCCGACGAAGCCCACTCGTCACAGTCCGGCCAGGTCGCCGGCAAGCTCAAAGCGGTGCTGACCTCCGAGGAACTCCAGGAGATCGAAGCGGGCAAGGAGATCGATATCGAGGCCGTGCTGGCTGCTGAGGCCAGCGAGCGGGCCGAGTCGGCCAACATCTCCTACTTCGCGTTCACCGCCACCCCGAAAGCCAAGACCCTGGAACTGTTCGGCCGCCGCCCCGCCGACGGTGAGCCGCCCGTGCCGTTCCACGTCTACACCATGAAGCAGGCCATCGAAGAGGGCTACATCCTCGACGTCCTCACCGGCTACCACTCGTTCAAGCTGGCGTTCCAGGTCGGCCAGAACGCCAGCGACGCCAAGGAGGTGGATCAGGCCCAGGCCACCAAAGAGGTCATGCGCTGGGTCAAACTCAACCCCCAGACCATCGCGCAGAAGTCCGCCATCATCGTCGAGCACTTCCGCGCCAACGTCGCACACCTGCTGGACGGGCACGCCAAGGCCATGGTCGTCACCGACTCCCGCAAGGCCGCCGTCCGCTACAAACGCGCGATTGACGACTACATCTCCAAGAAGGGCTACGGCTACGGCACCCTGGTCGCCTTCTCCGGCACCGTGCACGACCCCGAGACCGGGCCTGACGACTTCACCGAGGCCAGCATGAACCCCGGGGTGCACGATCTGCGCACCGCGTTCCGCGGAGACGAATACAAGGTGATGATCGTCGCCAACAAGTTCCAGACCGGCTTCGACCAACCGCTGCTGAGCGCGATGTACGTCGACCGCATCCTCTCCGGAGTCACCGCGGTGCAGACACTCTCACGGCTGAACCGCACCTACCGCACCCCCTCGGGCATCCAGAAGACCGCAGCCATGACCCAGGTGGTCGACTTCGTCAACGAACCCGAACTCATCCGCAAGGCATTCGAGCCGTACTACACCGACGCGTTCCTGGAGACCGAGACCGACCCCAACCTAGTGCACGACCTGTCGGCCAAGCTCGACACCGCCGACATCTACACCACCGCCGAAATCGACCAGTGCGCCGAGGCGATCGTGAAGAACAAGGGTCACAACGCCCTCAAAGCAGCGATCGACCCCGCGCACAAGCGCTTCGCCGAGCGCTACCATGCCGCCCTGATCGACAATGGCGGTGAGGGCGACAAAGCCGCGTTGGCGGAACTGGACATGTTCCGCAAGGACGTCGGAACCTTCGTGCGGCTCTACGACTTCATGTCGCAGATCATCAACTACGGCGACCCGGAGCTGGAGAAGAAGCAGCTGTTCCTCCGCCACCTCGAACGGGTCATCCAGCCCGACAACTACACCGCCCCCATCGACCTGTCCGACGTCGTCTTGAAGAACGTGAAGCAGATCGACCGCGGCAAGATCGACATCGGCCTCGGCGTGCGCGTCGGCCTGAAGGGCGCCACCGCAGCCGGTTCCGGCGAGAAGCGCGACCCGAAGATGGTCGCCTTCCAACAGGTGCTGGATCGGCTCAACGACCTGTTCGGCTCCGAGGACTTCACCGAATCCCAGAAGGTCTCGTTCCTCGAAGCGTTGATGCAAACTCTGCTCGCCGACCACGCCCTCGTGCAGCAGGCAAAGGTGAACTCTGCCAAGCAGTTTGTTGAATCGCCTGATTTCGACGACGCGGTCACTGGAGCGGTCGCCGACAACCATGGAGCGCATGAGAAGATGAGCGACTACTTCTTCACTAACGCGCCGGGCCGGTCACATTTGATTTCGGACATCGCGAAATGGTTCTACCAAGTTGTTGCTTCCGAACACGCGAACGTGTAG
- a CDS encoding type I restriction-modification system subunit M, whose amino-acid sequence MSQLGNFVWGIADQLRGVYKPHQYGGVILPFTILRRLDCILEPTRNEVRALAAKYSGGALDVQVKRKTGLSFFNTSAFNFARLLEDPEGLRANLMDYITGFSANIDVFERFKFENELATLDEKNRLYLVTSAFAEVDLHPDTVPNAVMGDLFEYLIYKFAEASNEEAGEHYTPRDAIRLMVDLLFAEENKALLEPGTVRTIYDPTAGTGGMLSVAEERLLERNPDARLRLYGQEINDQSYAICKSDMLAKGQDPGNIRLGDTLADDQFWDKTFDFCMSNPPYGVDWKASKEAVEKEALAQGSRFSHGLPPINDGQMLFLCHLVHKMRPKHEGGGRAGIVLNGSPLFNGAAESGPSKIRQWLLESDLVEAIIALPANMFFNTGIATYIWILDNTKRPDRVSKIQLIDATSFWTKIHKNLGSKNREIDDYARDKILALYDAFDEADPDNSKVLTANDFGYWTITVERPLLDEDGNPVTDRKGNPKPDPQKRDTENVPFTYGGNTDGDAGRAATIKAYLEAEVLPHVPDAWIDEKKTRIGYEIPFTRHFYRYIPPRPLAEIDADLEKQVAKILALLREVEG is encoded by the coding sequence TTGAGCCAGCTGGGCAACTTCGTCTGGGGCATCGCCGACCAGCTCCGGGGGGTCTACAAGCCGCACCAGTACGGCGGAGTGATCCTGCCGTTCACGATCCTGAGGCGGCTGGACTGCATCCTGGAACCGACCCGTAACGAGGTTCGGGCCCTGGCCGCTAAGTACAGCGGCGGAGCCCTCGACGTCCAGGTGAAGCGCAAGACTGGCCTGAGCTTCTTCAACACCAGCGCGTTCAACTTCGCGCGCCTGCTGGAGGATCCCGAAGGTCTGCGGGCGAACCTAATGGACTACATCACCGGGTTCTCGGCCAACATCGATGTCTTCGAACGGTTCAAGTTCGAAAACGAACTGGCCACGTTGGACGAGAAGAACCGCCTGTACCTGGTGACATCGGCGTTCGCCGAGGTGGATCTTCACCCCGACACGGTGCCCAACGCCGTGATGGGTGACTTGTTCGAGTACCTGATCTACAAGTTCGCCGAAGCCTCCAACGAGGAGGCCGGTGAGCACTACACCCCTCGCGACGCGATTCGGCTCATGGTCGACCTGCTATTCGCCGAGGAGAACAAGGCCCTGCTCGAACCGGGCACGGTCCGTACCATCTACGACCCCACCGCAGGCACCGGCGGCATGCTGTCGGTCGCCGAGGAACGCCTGCTGGAACGCAACCCGGACGCACGGCTGCGGCTTTACGGCCAAGAGATCAACGACCAGTCATACGCCATCTGCAAATCCGACATGCTGGCCAAAGGCCAGGATCCCGGCAACATCCGCCTCGGCGACACCCTTGCCGACGACCAGTTCTGGGACAAAACCTTCGACTTCTGCATGTCCAACCCCCCCTACGGAGTGGACTGGAAGGCCTCGAAAGAGGCCGTCGAGAAGGAAGCACTTGCTCAGGGCTCGAGATTCTCCCACGGCCTACCGCCGATCAACGACGGGCAGATGCTGTTCCTGTGCCACCTGGTGCACAAGATGCGCCCGAAACACGAGGGCGGCGGGCGGGCCGGCATCGTTTTGAACGGATCCCCACTGTTCAACGGTGCCGCCGAGTCCGGCCCGTCGAAGATCCGTCAGTGGCTGCTGGAATCGGATCTGGTGGAGGCGATCATCGCGCTGCCGGCCAACATGTTCTTCAACACCGGCATCGCCACCTACATCTGGATCCTGGACAACACCAAACGCCCCGACCGCGTCAGCAAAATCCAGCTGATCGACGCCACCTCGTTCTGGACCAAGATCCACAAGAACCTCGGCTCCAAGAACCGCGAAATCGACGACTACGCCCGCGATAAGATCCTCGCCCTCTACGACGCCTTCGACGAAGCCGACCCCGACAACTCGAAAGTACTCACCGCCAACGACTTCGGCTACTGGACCATCACCGTCGAACGCCCACTGCTCGACGAGGACGGCAACCCGGTCACCGACCGCAAAGGCAACCCCAAACCAGACCCGCAGAAACGCGACACCGAAAACGTTCCGTTCACCTACGGCGGTAACACCGACGGCGACGCCGGCCGCGCCGCGACGATCAAGGCCTACCTCGAAGCCGAAGTCCTCCCCCATGTACCCGACGCCTGGATCGACGAAAAGAAAACCAGGATCGGCTACGAAATTCCCTTCACTCGCCACTTCTACAGGTACATCCCACCCCGCCCCCTCGCCGAGATCGACGCCGACCTCGAGAAACAAGTCGCCAAGATCCTGGCACTGCTCCGAGAGGTGGAGGGGTGA
- a CDS encoding restriction endonuclease subunit S yields the protein MLDAGREADPSARELPYIRAGNIQDTGLDLSSVNTMPFTECEAATLNLRRGDVLVVEGGAVGTCVVLDSDLPGWSFQKTVNRVRPVGDSSSQYLAYVLRAYRDAGIIDIVCNKSTIPHLTAEKLRALRIPSWAPGVQRAIADYLDRVTGRIDMLIAEQQKLIKLLGERRQALIEKRVACGLDDRTSFKTSTLAWTEKVPTHWRVANIRRFAQMKTGHTPSRSVPEYWENCTIPWFTLADVWQLRDSRRMYLGETSSLISEDGLANSAAELLPAGTVVLSRTASVGFAGIMPTAMATSQDFWNWMCGPELEPAYLVYVFRAMRNEFQALMIGSTHKTIYQPVAAAMRIPVPPLDEQRGIVAHLDEQTARIDTLIAESERFIELARERRAALITAAVTGQIDVREVA from the coding sequence ATGCTGGATGCCGGCCGCGAGGCAGATCCGTCAGCTCGGGAGCTTCCGTACATCCGTGCGGGCAACATCCAGGACACAGGTCTAGACCTTTCCAGCGTCAACACGATGCCTTTCACCGAGTGCGAAGCCGCCACTCTGAACCTGCGACGAGGAGATGTCCTTGTGGTGGAGGGCGGCGCCGTCGGTACATGCGTTGTGCTGGACTCCGACCTGCCAGGCTGGTCGTTCCAGAAGACAGTCAACCGCGTTCGCCCTGTGGGCGACTCATCATCGCAGTATCTCGCATACGTTCTTCGCGCCTATCGCGATGCCGGGATTATCGACATAGTTTGCAACAAGTCGACGATCCCCCATCTGACAGCGGAAAAGCTACGTGCACTCCGGATTCCGTCCTGGGCACCGGGGGTGCAACGCGCCATCGCTGACTATCTCGATCGTGTGACGGGTCGAATCGACATGCTCATCGCTGAGCAGCAGAAGCTCATCAAATTGTTAGGGGAACGACGGCAGGCCCTAATTGAAAAGCGTGTCGCCTGTGGCTTGGATGACCGAACGTCGTTCAAAACCAGCACGCTGGCCTGGACGGAGAAGGTCCCGACGCACTGGCGTGTTGCCAACATCAGGCGGTTCGCTCAAATGAAGACAGGCCATACACCGAGCCGATCAGTTCCCGAATACTGGGAAAATTGCACTATCCCTTGGTTTACCCTGGCTGACGTTTGGCAGCTACGTGACTCGCGGCGAATGTACCTGGGTGAAACTTCGAGCCTGATCAGTGAAGATGGACTGGCGAACTCGGCAGCGGAGCTCCTCCCAGCAGGAACGGTTGTACTCTCTCGGACCGCATCGGTGGGGTTCGCCGGCATCATGCCGACTGCGATGGCAACGAGCCAAGACTTCTGGAATTGGATGTGCGGCCCGGAGCTGGAACCGGCGTATCTCGTGTATGTCTTCAGGGCGATGCGAAATGAGTTCCAAGCATTGATGATTGGATCAACTCACAAGACAATCTATCAGCCAGTGGCGGCAGCAATGCGCATCCCTGTCCCACCTCTTGATGAGCAGCGCGGCATCGTTGCGCATCTGGACGAGCAGACAGCGAGGATCGACACCCTGATTGCGGAGTCGGAGCGCTTCATTGAGTTGGCGCGGGAACGTCGCGCAGCGTTGATCACAGCCGCGGTTACAGGTCAGATTGATGTGCGGGAAGTGGCCTGA
- a CDS encoding transposase → MPKEQSAGKPTSRRYSPEEKAAAVRMVRALRAELGTEQGTVSRVARQLGYGVESVRSWVRQADIDDGYAPGVSTAESARIKALEQENRELKRANEILKRAASFFGAELDRQHKK, encoded by the coding sequence ATGCCGAAGGAACAGTCTGCCGGGAAGCCCACGTCAAGGCGTTACAGCCCGGAGGAGAAGGCCGCCGCGGTGCGGATGGTCCGCGCTCTGCGTGCCGAGTTGGGCACCGAGCAGGGCACGGTGTCGCGGGTGGCCCGCCAGCTCGGGTACGGGGTGGAGTCGGTGCGCTCGTGGGTGCGCCAGGCTGACATCGACGACGGGTACGCACCGGGAGTGTCCACTGCGGAGTCGGCGCGGATCAAAGCGCTTGAACAGGAGAACCGAGAACTCAAGCGTGCCAACGAAATACTGAAGCGAGCGGCCAGTTTCTTCGGGGCGGAGCTCGACCGCCAACACAAGAAGTAG
- a CDS encoding FRG domain-containing protein: MLNETITTWSEFDEILRNGGPYSSWAFRGQRDARWPLWTSLARHLRDFGVDQSVWEPQEARIIRIFKRKAHLHLTHVPSDRDTFQWLALIQHYGGPTRLLDFTWSPYVAAFFALETATDDAAVFALDTRQVPDTLIVGGDSFPSFRAPRAFERLFLPGTNDIVAQSDPGVLNPRLIAQLGTFVIPGVIAEPADAAIDKSCGSDALVKFTLRHSLRDEAMRSLYDRNVHNASLFPDLNGLAASLRYELETHWAFDPKSGLDFSGWGSQPYARWSETSIEG; the protein is encoded by the coding sequence GTGCTGAATGAAACCATTACGACCTGGTCGGAATTTGACGAGATCTTGCGGAATGGCGGCCCGTACTCTAGCTGGGCATTCCGTGGACAGCGCGATGCACGCTGGCCCCTGTGGACATCGCTAGCTCGACACCTTCGTGATTTCGGCGTAGATCAATCAGTCTGGGAACCGCAAGAGGCTCGAATAATCCGTATCTTCAAACGCAAGGCGCATCTACACCTAACGCACGTGCCATCAGACCGTGACACCTTTCAATGGCTTGCTTTGATCCAACATTATGGTGGCCCTACCCGGTTGTTAGACTTCACATGGTCACCCTACGTAGCGGCCTTCTTTGCACTAGAAACAGCGACAGACGACGCCGCGGTCTTTGCGCTTGACACACGTCAGGTACCTGACACCCTAATCGTCGGCGGCGATTCCTTCCCAAGCTTTAGAGCCCCACGAGCTTTTGAGCGTTTATTTTTGCCAGGCACCAATGATATTGTTGCTCAGTCAGATCCAGGTGTGCTAAACCCGCGGCTCATCGCTCAATTGGGCACCTTCGTAATTCCCGGGGTTATAGCCGAGCCTGCGGATGCTGCAATCGACAAATCGTGCGGGTCGGACGCTCTAGTGAAGTTTACGTTGCGGCATAGCCTTCGAGACGAGGCGATGCGATCGCTTTACGACCGAAACGTCCACAATGCGAGCCTTTTTCCGGACCTGAACGGACTCGCTGCCTCGTTACGCTACGAGCTCGAGACGCATTGGGCATTCGACCCGAAAAGCGGTCTCGACTTCTCCGGCTGGGGCAGCCAGCCGTATGCGCGCTGGTCTGAGACATCGATCGAGGGGTGA